A genomic stretch from Bacteroidales bacterium includes:
- a CDS encoding glycoside hydrolase family 2 TIM barrel-domain containing protein: MNNINLRAFLFFVISVTIASCTSSSDNIYRITENFGSGWKFSRKATGDTTFTDWETINLPNTMRIESLVVNDQFQGLGHYIKTFSVSEINDKKFFLYFEGVMQMATVYINGEKVLTHSGGYLPFTVDATPFLCADSTNQIEVWVDNTDNPQVPPGKALADLDFNNFGGIYRNVHLITTGKIFITDAVEANEAAGGGVLVDFDEVNAELAQGILRVQAKNESGSGENLRLLTTLISPDGQIFHFRSDKKHVKPDSTITLQQELVVDDPLLWSPQQPHLYRLLLELMAGERLLDSISLNIGIRKIELTENGFFVNGEKQFLRGTNRHQEYPYVGYALSDEAQWRDAVKIKSAGFDFVRLSHYPHAEAFMNACDALGLLVMDCIPGWQYFGGSVFVENSFQNCRDMIRRDRNHACVAFWELSLNESWMTDEYMQTVNEILNEELPFGDSYSAGWMDHPAYDLFIPARQHAEPPDYWNFYKNGSRKVFVAEYGDWEYYAKNAGFNQKAFGDLKADERTSRQLRGNGEKCLLQQALNFSEATASNRRGVGTIGHANWLMFDYNRGYADDLEASGIADIFRIPKFAWYFYQSQRPPQEQYPLHVASGPMVFIASYNTRQSLPNITVYSNCQEVELIFGDSLIARQSAIKDSVFASLRFPPYYFANVPVGTAKLTAIGYIDGKEATRHKVDIAGAPARIMLQADLEGISINTDHQDIFIVNAFITDSIGNTVYDSDVEVRFAIEGSGAIIGQNPVQAQAGIASALLRTETLDAPLVIRATAPGLMTGNLVIKKTASQKGKR, encoded by the coding sequence ATGAATAACATCAACCTGAGGGCTTTCCTGTTTTTCGTAATTTCTGTTACGATTGCAAGTTGCACCAGCTCTTCCGACAATATTTATCGTATTACCGAAAACTTCGGCAGCGGCTGGAAATTTTCGCGCAAAGCGACAGGTGATACCACTTTTACGGATTGGGAAACCATCAACCTGCCAAACACCATGCGCATCGAGTCGCTGGTGGTCAATGATCAATTTCAGGGTTTGGGGCATTACATAAAAACATTTAGCGTAAGCGAAATTAATGACAAGAAATTCTTCCTCTATTTTGAAGGTGTGATGCAGATGGCGACGGTGTATATCAATGGAGAAAAAGTGCTGACACACAGCGGTGGCTACCTGCCTTTTACTGTGGATGCCACGCCGTTTTTGTGTGCTGATAGCACCAATCAGATAGAGGTTTGGGTGGACAATACCGACAATCCTCAAGTGCCGCCGGGCAAGGCGCTTGCCGATCTCGACTTCAACAATTTTGGCGGCATCTATCGGAATGTCCATCTGATCACCACCGGCAAAATTTTTATCACCGATGCGGTGGAGGCCAACGAAGCAGCCGGCGGCGGCGTGCTGGTAGATTTTGATGAGGTGAACGCGGAACTGGCGCAAGGCATTTTGCGCGTACAAGCAAAAAACGAGAGCGGTTCCGGGGAAAATCTCCGTTTGCTTACCACGCTGATTTCCCCGGACGGACAGATTTTTCATTTTCGCTCCGACAAAAAACACGTAAAGCCAGACAGCACCATAACGCTGCAACAGGAGTTGGTGGTGGACGATCCGCTGTTGTGGTCGCCACAGCAGCCACACCTCTACCGGCTATTGTTAGAACTGATGGCCGGAGAGCGCCTGCTCGATTCGATAAGTCTCAACATTGGCATCCGGAAAATTGAGTTAACCGAAAATGGTTTTTTTGTGAATGGTGAAAAGCAATTCCTCCGCGGCACCAACCGCCATCAGGAGTATCCTTATGTGGGCTATGCTTTGTCGGATGAGGCGCAATGGCGCGACGCAGTGAAGATAAAAAGTGCGGGATTCGATTTTGTGCGGTTGTCGCATTATCCGCATGCCGAAGCTTTTATGAATGCGTGCGATGCACTGGGGCTGTTAGTAATGGATTGCATCCCGGGATGGCAATATTTTGGAGGTTCGGTGTTTGTTGAAAACTCATTTCAGAATTGCCGCGACATGATTCGCCGAGACCGCAACCACGCGTGTGTGGCTTTTTGGGAGCTGTCGCTCAACGAGTCGTGGATGACGGACGAATACATGCAAACGGTGAATGAAATCCTCAATGAGGAGTTGCCTTTCGGCGATAGCTACTCGGCCGGCTGGATGGATCATCCCGCCTACGATCTCTTTATCCCGGCAAGACAACATGCCGAGCCGCCTGATTATTGGAATTTTTATAAAAATGGAAGCCGAAAAGTTTTTGTGGCCGAATATGGCGACTGGGAATATTATGCAAAGAATGCGGGTTTTAATCAAAAGGCTTTTGGCGATCTGAAAGCTGATGAACGCACCAGCCGGCAGCTTCGTGGAAACGGCGAAAAGTGTTTACTGCAACAGGCACTCAACTTCTCCGAAGCTACGGCATCCAATCGCAGGGGCGTTGGCACAATCGGCCATGCCAACTGGCTCATGTTCGACTACAACCGCGGCTATGCTGATGACCTGGAAGCTTCGGGAATTGCAGATATTTTCAGGATTCCTAAGTTCGCATGGTATTTCTACCAAAGCCAGCGCCCACCACAGGAGCAATATCCTCTGCACGTTGCATCCGGACCAATGGTTTTTATCGCCAGCTACAATACGCGTCAATCTTTGCCCAACATCACAGTTTACAGCAATTGCCAGGAAGTAGAATTAATCTTCGGCGACAGCCTGATAGCACGACAATCGGCTATAAAAGATTCTGTGTTTGCCTCGCTCAGGTTTCCTCCTTATTATTTTGCAAATGTGCCCGTGGGAACGGCAAAACTCACCGCCATCGGCTATATCGACGGGAAGGAAGCTACACGACATAAAGTTGACATAGCCGGAGCACCAGCCCGAATAATGCTGCAGGCTGATCTGGAAGGAATATCCATTAACACAGATCACCAGGATATTTTTATCGTAAATGCATTTATTACCGACAGCATTGGCAATACCGTTTATGATTCGGATGTTGAAGTGCGGTTTGCGATTGAAGGCAGCGGAGCAATCATTGGTCAAAACCCAGTGCAGGCACAGGCAGGCATTGCTTCGGCATTGTTGCGCACCGAAACTTTGGACGCGCCACTGGTGATCAGAGCTACTGCGCCGGGATTGATGACCGGTAATCTGGTGATAAAAAAAACCGCCAGCCAAAAAGGAAAGCGGTAA
- a CDS encoding molybdenum cofactor synthesis domain-containing protein produces the protein MQTIKILATNAADKRGRKMPVEKLILEPEGVAGDVHAGSTRPVSMFDVAHAKRFYDITGARPLKSGQFAENILFETSDVTDVRIFDRFVKNEVVLEVVQKGKPFHDVFREPGNYVMPREGIFCRVAHAGELHPGDQMQHIPKVFKALIITLSDRASRGIYEDKSGPAVASVLQGYFDKIDWRLEIENIVIPDSEMQLRELLKDALSATDLIITTGGTGIGPRDITPEIINDFIKKPIPGIIEMIRWKYGIEKPAALISRAVAGANDNTLLFAIPGSVRGATEYITEITKHLQHLFYMLHSIEMH, from the coding sequence ATGCAAACCATAAAAATATTAGCCACCAATGCCGCCGACAAGCGCGGTCGTAAGATGCCTGTCGAAAAACTGATCCTGGAACCCGAAGGCGTTGCTGGCGATGTCCATGCTGGTTCCACCCGGCCTGTGAGCATGTTTGACGTGGCGCATGCAAAGCGTTTTTATGATATCACCGGCGCACGACCGCTAAAATCGGGACAGTTTGCCGAGAACATCCTTTTCGAAACTTCCGACGTTACTGATGTGCGCATATTCGATCGCTTTGTAAAAAATGAGGTAGTGCTGGAAGTGGTGCAAAAAGGCAAACCTTTTCACGACGTATTTCGTGAGCCGGGCAATTATGTAATGCCGCGCGAAGGTATCTTTTGTCGTGTGGCGCACGCTGGCGAGCTTCATCCCGGCGACCAAATGCAACATATTCCCAAGGTATTTAAAGCGCTAATAATTACGCTGAGCGACCGTGCCAGCCGGGGTATTTACGAAGATAAAAGTGGCCCTGCAGTAGCATCAGTTTTGCAGGGTTATTTCGATAAAATAGACTGGCGCCTGGAAATTGAAAATATTGTCATTCCCGACAGCGAAATGCAGCTTCGCGAGCTGCTCAAAGATGCGTTGTCTGCCACCGATCTGATCATCACCACTGGCGGCACAGGCATCGGCCCGCGCGACATCACGCCTGAAATAATAAATGATTTTATCAAAAAACCCATTCCCGGCATCATCGAGATGATACGTTGGAAATATGGCATCGAAAAACCAGCTGCTCTCATCAGCCGAGCCGTGGCTGGCGCAAACGACAACACGCTGCTTTTTGCCATTCCGGGCTCAGTGCGCGGGGCTACCGAATACATCACCGAAATCACCAAACATCTGCAACACCTCTTTTACATGCTTCACAGCATCGAAATGCATTGA